The DNA sequence TTGCTTAAGTGCGCCTGCCTTTGTTAATTCAGCCAATTGTGTTTTTGGCTTACCAACTAAATACAAACGATTATTATCCGGATTATATTCGATTCCCTCCGGGTCATCCACCCCGATACTTAACGTATCGAAATGTGTTACCTGATCATCACCCGATGGAGATACACCATCGAAGATATCGTTATTTCCTGGCGCAACCCGGTATACTTCACGGTTCAATCCGTCTGCTATAAAAAGCACTCCCTGCGAGGTATCGTAGGCAATCCCTTCTGGATCGGTGCTGCCGAAAGGCTTGGTATCAAAAGAAGTAAGTATGTCATCTGAGGTATTATATTTTTCATCAGGCCCCGGATCTAATTCAAATATCTTATGATCAGCATCATCGGCAATGAAAAGATGCCTGTTATCGGGATTCATTGTTATCCCGGCTGGCTCATTTGAAAAGGATATAGTGCTCAGGGTATCGAGCAGATTACCAGCCAGACTCATTTCAAAGAGATTAACATCGGTAAAGGCACGCACTTCGTCGACCTCGCCATCAGAAATGAGAAGCCTGTTAGAGAATGGAAGGTAGATAATACCGGATGGATCGGGGCTGGGGGGTGAGAATTTGGAAGTATCAATCGTCCGTATCAGGGTAGTGGTATTTGTAGCAGCAATAAGAGCTGGTTGAGTAAAAGATAACTCGATAATTTTACCGTATCTTTGCCCTTCGTCTTTTCCCTTATCGGTATATTTTTGCATATCTTCAAACAGCTCAGTCTTTCGATCTTCCTTTATATCATGATTGCGATCTACAATATACAGGCAGGTCTTTGATGGGTCATCAGTTTGATCTCCACTGGGGGCAAAGACCATACTTCGTGGATTCCTGAGTTCAAATTCAGATACGGGGTAAGTTGTAACAATCTTGCCTTCCCTGGTAAACTCGTATAATGTCTGCTCACGGAAATTCAGACTATAGAGATGACCATTCACAGGATTGAAGGCAATGCCCCGGAGGTCTGACTTCTCAATTTGCTCCAGGTGTATGCGGGAAATCTTTGCATTGTGAAAACCCCGACAGGGACGCAACTTGATATGAACAATCTCTGGCACAGCACTATCCAAAATAAAGAGATGCCCCTTCACCGGGTCAACAGTCATTCCCTGTGGATTTTGAAGACCAAATTTCTGAGCATCGAATTTGGTAATGGTATCAGGATTCAAATAGCCATCGGCCCTCGCCTTTATTTCAACCAATGTATTGGTATCTGATTGAAAGATAAGCAATCGATTGGCCTTATTATCAAAGGCCATATTTATTGGATCAGTAATACGAGTTGCTATAGGCAGGGAACCAACTAACTCTTCAGTAGGAGTGATCATCGTGATATTATGAGAGGACTGAGCAGATAGAGGAGCCTCCACAACAAAAAAGGTCTTAGATTTTGAACAGAATATCATACCGTCGGGATTTGGAATATTAAAACGGCTAGTCTTGATAATTCGGGCTAATCCGACATAAAAATTATCGTGCGCTAAAGCATTTGAACTTCTTACTGATGATAAAAAGGAAGTGAATAGAGCATGGATTATCAAATAGATAAAAAGATTTTTATACCTGGCGTTAAAAAACATATCTACTCCTCTAAGCTATTACCTTTATCTTTCTTCAAAGCTGAAGGACATTTTACCGCAAAATAATCTTATTATTATATGATTATAAATTTATTTCACAAGACATTCTTCTTCCTTTTTTTCCAAAGAGATTTTGTATAGAGTATGTTGCCCGGCAAGTATTGACAACAGACATTTAAGAGGTTTTCACGAATATCGGGAGATATTGATTGGTTCTTAGAGAAGGTTACATGTTGAGTAGGGAGCGAAGGTAGAAGTAAAGTAAACCACGAAGTACACGAAGAAAGAGGGACATAGAGGGCAAGATTTTGCGAAAGATGGAGAGATGCAAGATTTTGCAATTGTAAAGACGCAAGATGTTGCGTCTCTATCCAATTCCGATTTTTCCCGCTTTTCTAAAACATTCACCATTTCCCCCTTTGTCCTTACCCACATCTTTAAATACCACAAAGAGCACGAAGTACACGAAGAATAAGAGAGTTCCAAATCTCAATAAATTCTTTTTATGATCGATCCCTTCTTGAGGCGAAGCAACACACCCCTACCTCAATTGTAAAAGCGCAAAATCTTGCTTCTCTCCGTTCTTCTTTCTTCGTGTACTTCGTGGTTTACTTTACTTCTACCTTCGCTCCCTACCTAAGGGGGACGAAGGGGAATTACTGTCCGTGCCACCTTTACTACCTTGCTGTGATGATTATTTCTCATAATTTAAGGGCAAAATAATATTGACTTTATTCCCTTTTGTGATATTTTGCGTATAGGTTGTAAAGTTAACGCAGAATAACAATACCTTTTATTAAACTTTAAAATACCAGGTACCTGGAATTGGTATGTAAATTGATATGTTTTTGAGGTTAAAATAATAGTGCGGTAATTCGATAAAGGTAAACCCTGAGCGATCAGGGGGCACAAAGGAAAGGGTCTTGTAACCGTGGACAGTGTTGGTGAATAGTACCAGACACTTACACCCATAACTGACACGAAGAAATAAGATAGCCTTACTGCCGAGGATATTTTCCATGAGTATCTTTGCGGTAAGGCTTTTTTGTTTTCATGGTTAGATAAGGAGGCTGAACAATATCATAAAGAGAGTTTACAATTCCTTTCGTAAGACGTAGGGCGAGGCTTCAGCCTTGCCGCCCCGCCAGAATATATGCGCCGGGATAGCAACCCTAAAGGGTTGCCCTACAGAATTGAAATTCCTATGCATTTAATGTTATTTCTATAAAGGACAGAGTATATAAAAGGAGGGGTATCGATGTTTTTTGCAAATAGCCGTAAAAATCACTTTGTCTATTTAATGATCCTTGCCGGGTTTATCACCTTTTTATCATGCATAAAAAGTCCAGCTATCCTGGCGCAAAATAACGCTGTTTATATTGGGCAAGCCAGAACCATCGAGACTCGTTATCTTGGTATCTTAGACCCTGCTGGTCTGTCTTTCTCCTCAAAGGCAGGGATTTTTCTTATCGTGGACTATTCCAAACTTGCTCGATCTTCTTCTGATCTCTCTTCCGATATCACGATAATTACCCCTACTGAAGATCTGGTCGGCTCTGTACGCATAGCAGATTATATTCATGATCCTATAAATATGACCTTTGATAAAAAGGCTAGCCGCCTGCTCATCTTTCAGTCAGACACCAATACATTGGTTGAAATAAAGGCGGGGGCTGATGGCTATTTGAATCCTGATACCATTACCAAATTTGATGCTCAGAAATTTGGTCTTCAAAATCCACAAGGAATGACTGTTGATCCGGCAAATGGACATCTCTTTATCTTTGATAGCGCTGTGCCAGAGATTGTTCATATCAAGCCGCATCCCCGCCGGGATTTTCATAGTGCAAAGATTTCCCGCATACACCTGGAGCAGGTTAAAAAGTCAGACCTTCGGGGCATTGCCCTCAATCCTGTGAATGGCCATCTCTATATCCTGAATTTTTATGAGCGGATGTTATGCGAGTTTACCAGGAAAGGTAAATTTATTGCAAGGTGTGATGTATCGGAATTTGGGTTGCAGGACCCGCAAGGTATGGTCTTTGCCCCCAGTGGAGATCTGACGGATGACCCATCCAAAACAAGCCTGTATATTGCCAACTGCAGTTTTACCGGTCAGGGTGTTCAAAAGACTCAGTCGTCCGATGATATACAAACGAATGCGGGGAAGCAAGAGGAGCAGGGGTACGGTAACATCATCGAGTTGTCCCTTACTCAACCACCTGTTGTGGCAGCCACGAGTAACGCTACTTTAGTTCGGACCATTGATACCTCCATATTTTCTCCACCCAGTCCTGATCCATCGGGTATTACCTATCTTCCTTCTTCTAACAGGCTTCTCATGTGTGATGGTGAGGTCGACGAAATGTCTATCTTTGCCGGCGCTAATCTCTTTGAAGCGAGTCTGACTGGTAACCTGCTTGATACCCTGAGCACCATGTCCTTTTCAGATGAGCCGACCGGGATAACGATAAATCCTGCTAATAGACATCTCTTTATTTCTGATGATGTTGAGCGCAAAGTATTTGAATTGGATCCCGGGCCAGATGGAAAGTACGATACCTCAGATGACATACTTACTTCTTTCGATACCAGGCCCTTCGGTAGTACTGATCCGGAAGGGATTGCCTACGATACCTCGCAGGGAGTGCTTTTTATAGCAGACGGATTGAACCGTGAAGTGTACCGGGTTGCACCAGGAAATAACGGTATCTTTGATGGTGTATCTCCATCGGGTGATGATCAGGTAACGCATTTCGATACGTTAAGTATTGGGGTGGATGACCCGGAGGGAATCGAATGTAATCCGGATAATAATCGTTTGTATTTAGTTGGTAAACCTAAAACACAATTGGCTGAGTTAACGAAGACAGGCGCCCTGACGCAGATGTTCGATATTTCTGCGGCAGATGCCAACAAGCCTGCCGGACTTGCCTTTGGTCCTGGTAGCCTGAACCCGAATGTGAGGAACATCTATATTGCTGCACGGGGAGTTGATAATGATAGCAACCCGAACGAGAACGATGGCAAGGTGTATGAGATGTCCTTCACACAAACCCCGCCAGGCAATCAGCGTCCCACAGTGAGTGCAGGAGTTGACCAGACAATTACTCTGCCAGCAAATGCCTCTCTGAATGGTACAGTCTCTGATGATGGTTTACCAAATCCTCCAGGCATTGTGACTACTATCTGGAGTAAGGTAAGTGGCCCAGGCACAGTAACCTTTGGCAATACCAATGCCGTCGATACAACGGCAAGCTTTTCGGTAGCAGGAACCTATGTGCTGCGCCTGACTGCCGACGATAGTGAGTTAAACGCCAGCGATGATGTAACCATTACTGTCCTGGATACTACGGGAGGAGGAACCATAGACATTCGGGTTTCGGCTGGTACAGATGATGCAGAAGAGAGCGCTTCAGGAAATATGTTATTAGGCAGCAGCGACCTTGAGATGGTTTCTACCGCTAGTGGTAACCAGAAGGTAGGGATGCGCTTTACCGGAGTCAATATCCCAAACAATGCTGCCATTATGAATGCCTATATCCAGTTTATGGCAGATGAGATACACTCCGGAGCAACTTCACTGATCATTCAGGGGGAAGCTGTCAATAATGCCGCTGCGTTTACCTCTACCAATGGGAATATATCATCCAGACCAAGAACAACGGCTGCAGTGTCATGGTCGCCAGCGGCCTGGCTAATAAAAAAAGAAGCTGGTCTCAACCAGAGAACGCCCAACATATCATCAGTCATTCAGGAGATTGTAAGCCGTGCCGGGTGGTCAAGCGGCAATTCGCTGGTGATTATCATTACAGGCACTGGCAGACGAGTAGCGAAGTCCTACAATGGTGACCAGGCGGGTGCGCCATTGCTCCATATCGTATACAGTGCAGGAGGGCAAACAAATCAACCTCCTGCGGTTAATGCAGGCCAGGATCAGACGGTTACCTTACCGGCAAGTGCTGCTCTGGATGGTAGTGTTTCTGACGATGGTTTACCGAATCCACCTGGTGCCGTGACTACTACTTGGAGTAAGGTAAGTGGCCCAGGCACAGTGACCTTTGGCAATGCCAATGCTGTCGATACAACGGCGAGTTTCTCAGAGGCCGGGACGTATGTGCTGCGTCTAACGGCTGATGATGGAGGGTTGAATGCTAGTGACGAACTGAGCGTTATTGTATCGAATACTATTATTAATCAGCCACCCACGGTGAACGCAGGGATAGATCAATCGGTTACCTTACCAAACAGTGCAACGTTGGATGGAACGGTGGCGGATGACGGCTTACCGAATCCACCTGGCGCCGTGACTACTATTTGGAGTAAGGTAAGTGGCCCAGGCACAGTAACCTTTGGCAATGCCAATGCCGTCGATACAACGGCAAGCTTTTCGGTAGCAGGAACCTATGTGCTGCGCCTGACTGCCGACGATAGTGAGTTAAACGCCAGCGATGATGTAACCATTACTGTCCTGGATACTACGGGAGGAGGAACCATAGATGTTCGGGTTTCGATTGGTACAGATGATGCAGAAGAGAGCGCTTCAGGAAATATGTTATTGGGCAGCAGCGACCTTGAGATGGTTTCTACCGCTAGTGGCAACCAGAAGGTAGGGATGCGCTTTACCGGAATCACTATCCCAAAAGATGCTGCCATTGTGGATGCCTATATCCAATTTAAGACGGATGAGATACATTCGGATGCAACTTCACTGATCATCCAGGGGGAAGCTACCAATAATGCCACTCAGTTTACCTCTGTTGACGGGAATATATCGTCCAGACCAAGAACAACGGCTGCAGTATCATGGTCGCCAGCGGCCTGGCTAATAAAAAAAGAAGTTGGTCTCAACCAGAGAACGCCCAACATATCCTCAGTCATTCAAGAGATTGTAAGCCGTGCCGGGTGGTCAAGCGGCAATTCACTGGTGATTATCATTACAGGTACTGGCAGACGAGTAGCGAAGTCCTACAATGGTGATCAGGCCGGTGCGCCATTGCTCCATATCGTATACAGTACAGGAGGGCAAACAAATCAACCTCCTGCGGTTAATGCAGGCCAGGATCAGACGGTTACCTTACCGGCAAGTGCTGCTCTGGATGGTAGTGTTTCTGACGATGGTTTACCGAATCCACCTGGTGCCGTGACTACTATCTGGAGTAAGGTAAGTGGCCCAGGCACAGTGACCTTTGGCAATGCCAATGCCGTCGATACAACGGCGAGTTTCTCAGAGGCCGGTACGTATGTGCTGAGTCTAACGGCTGATGATGGAGAGTTGAATCCCAGCGATGAGATAACCATTGTGGTATCGAACCCCATAGTGAACCAGCCACCAACGGTAGATGCGGGGATAGATCAATCGATTACCTTACCGGATAATGCTATTCTGGATGGAACGGTTACCGATGACGGCTTACCGACCGGTACCCTAACGGCTACCTGGAGTATGGTCAGCGGTACGGGCACCGTAACCTTTGGCGATGCGAATGCTGTCGATACAACGGCGAGCTTCTCAGAGGCCGGGACGTATGTGTTAAGTTTAGTAGCCGATGATGGAGACTTAATTACGAGCGATGAACTCAGTATCACGGTATCGAATCCGATTATAAATCAGCCGCCAGAGGTAGATGCAGGGGTAGATCAGGCGATTACCTTACCGGACAGTGCAATCCTGGATGGAACGGTGACGGATGACGGCTTACCGACGGGCACCATAACGGCAACCTGGAGTGTGGTGAGCGGTACGGGCACCGTAACCTTTGGCGATGCGAGTGCCGTGGACACAACGGCAAGCTTCTCAGAGGCCGGTACGTATGTATTAAGTTTAGTAGCCGATGATGGCGCTCTAATTACGAGCGATGAACTCAGTATCACGGTATCGAATCCGATTATAAATCAGCCACCAGAGGTAGATGCAGGGGTAGATCAGGCGATTACGTTACCGGACAATGCAATCCTGGATGGAACGGTGACGGATGATGGCTTACCGACCGGTACCCTAACGGTTACCTGGAGTGTGGTCAGTGGTACGGGCACCGTAAGCTTCGGTGATGTGAATGCCGTAGACACAACGGCAAGCTTCTCAGAGGCCGGTACGTATGTGTTAAGTTTAGTAGCCGATGATGGCGCTCTAATTACGAGCGATGAACTCAGTATCACGGTATCGAATCCGATTATAAATCAGCCACCAGAGGTAGATGCAGGGGTAGATCAGGCGATTACGTTACCGGACAATGCAATCCTGGATGGAACGGTGACGGATGATGGCTTACCGACCGGTACCCTAACGGTTACCTGGAGTGTGGTCAGTGGTACAGGTACCGTAAGCTTCGGCGATGCGAATGCCATAGATACAACGGCGAGCTTCTCAGAGGCCGGGACGTATGTGCTACGTCTAACGGCCGATGATGGAGAGTTGAGTCCAAGCGATGAGATAACCATTGTGGTATCCGACTGACACTCAAAAGGTGCGCCTGGAAGTGATTCTTTTGAAATGCTTGCTACCAGGAGACGGGATCATCTGAGATAAGCAGTTTTTGCGGTGGTAGGGCAATGTTATTAAGTTCATATTCATGCTTAGAATTTATTCCTTTGGTGGATTCGCTCACTCCTCAATCATTCGGTAAGATGGATGAAACGAAGTGAATCCACCTTTGCATCGTAATGACATTGGGGAGCAGGGTAAACCCCATATGCATCAAGCTAAAGACGGCAACACGGACAAACGGAGTTTGTCCGTGCCACCCTGAAAACCGCTTATATAAAATGAAAATTCCTATACAATCAAGCTAAGAAGAGTGTTCCATAAAATAAGGAGATATCCCCTTGGAAAAAGAGCAATGTGTGTTTATGTTCCCCTCTAATCCCCCCTAACCCCCCTTTAAAAAAGGGGGGAAAGAAAGATAAGTTTAGAAAAGGGGAAAAAGAAGGAAGGATTTTCTCTTGAGAAAAGTTTGCCTGATCAAAAACATCAAACATTTCTCCCTTTCTAAAGGAGAACTAAGGGGGATTAGCATTTCCCCCTTTTCTAAAGGGGGACGAAGGGAGACTATGCATCTCCCCCTTTTCTAAACTTGTCCTTACCCACATCTTTAAATACCACAGAGAACACGAAGTACACGAAGAATAAGAGAGTTCCAAATCTCAATAAATTCTTTTTATGATCGATCCCTTCTTGAGGCGAAGCAACACACCCCTACCTCAATTGTAAAAGCGCAAAATCTTGCTTCTCTCCGTTCTTCTTTCTTCGTGTACTTCGTGGTTTACTTTACTTCTACCTTCGCTCCCTACCTAACTTGTGGGTAAGGATAAGTTTTCTAAAGGGGGATTAAGGGGGATTATGTTATTCTTCGCCGTTTCCACATGTTAGCTTGATGCATATGGGGTAAACCCTATCTCGGTATGTCTTGAACAGGGATTATCCAGCCATCCTGGAGACCGCTTATAGTTTCAGTCTCAATTAATTGTTTCATAAGGAAATGAAAGAAGAACAAGCAATTATTCTTCTTATCAAGAGATATATCGGGAAAGTGAAAAATGCGTACCTCCAGACATGAGAAGGGAGTTGTTACAAAGGGAGGATGATTAGATGAAATGCGATAAACTATGAAAATAAGAATACGGAGGGAGTAGGATTCGAACCCACGGGAGGCTTTCGCCTCCAGCAGTTTTCAAGACTGCCGCCATAGTCCACTCGGCCATCCCTCCTGTTATTAAAAGTTGTACTCTGGCTTACAAACTTCTTCTAAAACTTTTTTGGCCACAAAGATCGGAGTATTCTTAAGCATTGCTAATGCAATAGCATCGCTGGGTCTGGAATCAATTTCCACAACTGAATTATTTTGTTGCACTATAATCTTTGCATAGAAGGTATTATTTTTCAGATCATTAATAATAATCCTCAAGACCTCTGCATTCAGACCTTCTATTACATTGCTAATGAGATCATGTGTAAGAGGCCGTGGAGTGGTAACACCCTTAACTGCCCTGTCGATTGCCCATGCCTCATGGAGACCGATAACTATCGGAAAACTCCGCTGCCCTTCTTTTTCCTTTAAGACAATAATCTGATGATCGCTTGTCTCGGTGATTATAATTTTTGAGAGTTCCATAAGAACCATACAAAGCCCTCTCATGTAAGCGATAAGGGAATAAATATAATTTATGCTATGTCTTTGTCTATGGACAAACTATGAAAATTCTAACACATCACCCCTTTTTGTCAAATGTTTTTTAATTTAAACATAACCAATCTTGATATTATTTATTGTTGTATGATGGACTTGTGAAACTTTATTGACACTCTACACATTGACTGCTATACTGATTTTACTTATGATAATTTCATACATTGAAGAGTATAATAATGTCGTATTTCTACCAATCAAAGAGTCTTGCCAATAGTTTTTTATTTATCCTGCCCCTGTTGATCTTAT is a window from the Candidatus Jettenia sp. genome containing:
- a CDS encoding SdiA-regulated domain-containing protein, translating into MFFNARYKNLFIYLIIHALFTSFLSSVRSSNALAHDNFYVGLARIIKTSRFNIPNPDGMIFCSKSKTFFVVEAPLSAQSSHNITMITPTEELVGSLPIATRITDPINMAFDNKANRLLIFQSDTNTLVEIKARADGYLNPDTITKFDAQKFGLQNPQGMTVDPVKGHLFILDSAVPEIVHIKLRPCRGFHNAKISRIHLEQIEKSDLRGIAFNPVNGHLYSLNFREQTLYEFTREGKIVTTYPVSEFELRNPRSMVFAPSGDQTDDPSKTCLYIVDRNHDIKEDRKTELFEDMQKYTDKGKDEGQRYGKIIELSFTQPALIAATNTTTLIRTIDTSKFSPPSPDPSGIIYLPFSNRLLISDGEVDEVRAFTDVNLFEMSLAGNLLDTLSTISFSNEPAGITMNPDNRHLFIADDADHKIFELDPGPDEKYNTSDDILTSFDTKPFGSTDPEGIAYDTSQGVLFIADGLNREVYRVAPGNNDIFDGVSPSGDDQVTHFDTLSIGVDDPEGIEYNPDNNRLYLVGKPKTQLAELTKAGALKQMFDISAADAKKPAGLAFGPDSLNPNMKNIYIAARGLDNNDNPNENDGKVYEISLIPATIGNQRPTVSAGPNQTIILPENVSLNGMVFDDSLPNPPDTVTTTWSKASGPGTVTFDDANAVDTTASFSEAGIYVLRLAANDSELNTSDSITITVLDNPGGVVTDARVATGSNDAEERESGRIILDSTDLDLIFEKNNQKVGMRFTGVDIPKDATIIKAYIQFMADEIHSGATSLIIQGEAVNNAAPFTSIDGNISSRPRTTAAVSWSPAAWLTKKEAGLNQRTPNISSVIQEIVSRTGWSSGNSLVIIITGTGRRVAESFEGNRDGAPLLHVVYN
- a CDS encoding bifunctional nuclease family protein, whose translation is MVLMELSKIIITETSDHQIIVLKEKEGQRSFPIVIGLHEAWAIDRAVKGVTTPRPLTHDLISNVIEGLNAEVLRIIINDLKNNTFYAKIIVQQNNSVVEIDSRPSDAIALAMLKNTPIFVAKKVLEEVCKPEYNF